A region from the Prionailurus viverrinus isolate Anna chromosome E2, UM_Priviv_1.0, whole genome shotgun sequence genome encodes:
- the APLP1 gene encoding amyloid beta precursor like protein 1 isoform X1, with translation MGPTSPAARGLGRHPGPPPLPLLLPLLLLLLRAQLAVGSLAGGSPGAAEAPGSAQVAGLCGHLTLHRDLRTGRWEPDQQRSRRCLRDPQRVLEYCRQMYPELQIARVEQATQAIPMERWCGGSRGGRCAHPHHQVVPFQCLPGEFVSEALLVPEGCRFLHQERMDQCESSTRRHQEAQEACRSQGLILHGSGMLLPCGTDRFRGVEYVCCPPPVTPDPSGTAVGDPSTRSWPLGGRVEGGEDEEEEESFLQPVDDYFVEPPRAEEEEEEERVPPSSSHSPAGFSKVTTTARPTDGVDVYFGMPGEISEHEGFLRAKMDLEERRMRQINEVMREWAMADNQSKNLPKADRQALNEHFQSILQTLEEQVSGERQRLVETHATRVIALINDQRRAALEGFLAALQGDPPQAERVLLALRRYLRAEQKERRHTLRHYQHVAAVDPEKAQQMRFQVQTHLQVIEERMNQSLGLLDQNPRLAQELRPQIQELLHSEHLGPNELEAPAPGGSSEDKGGLQPLDSKDADTPMALPKGSTEQDAASSGKEKMSPLEQYERKVNVSVPRGFPFHSAEIQRDELAPAGTGVSREAVSGLLIMGAGGGSLIVLSLLLLRRKKPYGAISHGVVEVDPMLTLEEQQLRELQRHGYENPTYRFLEERP, from the exons ATGGGGCCCACTAGCCCTGCCGCTCGCGGTCTGGGCCGCCACCCGGgcccgccgccgctgccgctgtTGCTGCCACTATTGCTGCTGCTTCTGCGCGCGCAGCTCGCCGTCGGGAGCCTGGCCGGTGGGAGCCCCGGCGCGGCCGAG GCTCCAGGGTCGGCCCAGGTGGCTGGACTATGTGGGCACCTAACTCTTCACCGGGACCTGCGCACCGGCCGCTGGGAACCAGACCAACAGCGCTCACGACGCTGTCTCCGCGATCCGCAACGTGTGCTGGAATACTGCAGACAG ATGTACCCGGAGCTGCAGATTGCACGTGTGGAACAGGCGACACAGGCCATCCCCATGGAGCGCTGGTGTGGGGGCTCTCGAGGTGGCCGCTGTGCTCACCCCCACCACCAGGTTGTGCCTTTCCAATGCCTGC CAGGTGAATTCGTGAGCGAGGCCCTGCTGGTGCCTGAAGGCTGCCGGTTCTTGCATCAGGAGCGCATGGACCAGTGTGAGAGTTCAACTCGGAGGCATCAGGAGGCACAGGAG GCCTGCCGTTCCCAGGGCCTCATCCTGCATGGCTCGGGCATGCTTTTGCCCTGTGGCACGGATCGGTTCCGAGGTGTGGAGTATGTGTGCTGCCCCCCTCCAGTCACCCCTGATCCATCTGGGACAGCAGTTGG TGACCCCTCCACCCGGTCCTGGCCCCTAGGGGGCAGAGTAGAGGGGGGTGAGGACGAGGAAGAAGAGGAATCCTTCCTACAGCCAGTAGACGATTACTTCGTGGAGCCCCCACGggctgaagaggaagaagaggaggaaagagtcCCACCGTCAAGCTCCCATAGCCCTGCAGGGTTCAGCAAAG TGACCACCACCGCAAGGCCCACAGATGGTGTGGACGTGTACTTTGGCATGCCTGGAGAAATCAGCGAGCATGAGGGTTTCCTGAGAGCCAAGATGGACCTGGAGGAACGTAGGATGCGCCAGATTAATGAG GTGATGCGTGAATGGGCCATGGCAGACAACCAGTCCAAGAACCTGCCGAAAGCTGACAGACAGGCCCTGAACGAG CACTTCCAGTCCATTCTGCAGACCCTGGAGGAGCAGGTGTCTGGTGAGCGACAGCGCCTGGTGGAGACCCACGCCACCCGAGTCATCGCCCTTATCAACGACCAGCGCCGGGCAGCCTTGGAAGGTTTCCTGGCAGCACTGCAGGGAGATCCGCCTCAG GCAGAGCGCGTCCTGCTGGCCCTGCGGCGTTACCTGCGTGCAGAGCAGAAGGAACGAAGGCACACGCTGAGGCACTACCAGCACGTGGCTGCCGTGGATCCTGAGAAGGCCCAGCAGATGCGCTTCCAG GTGCAGACCCACCTTCAAGTAATTGAGGAAAGGATGAATCAGAGCCTGGGGTTGCTGGACCAGAACCCCCGCCTGGCTCAGGAGTTGCGGCCCCAGATCC AGGAACTTCTCCACTCTGAGCACCTGGGTCCCAATGAATTGGAAGCCCCCGCCCCAGGGGGCAGCAGTGAGGACAAGGGTGGGCTGCAGCCTCTGGATTCCAAGGATG CAGACACCCCCATGGCCCTTCCGAAAG GGTCCACAGAACAAGACGCTGCATCCTCTGGGAAAGAGAAGATGTCCCCCCTGGAGCAGTATGAGCGAAAG GTGAATGTATCTGTTCCAAGGggttttcctttccactcagcgGAGATTCAGAGAGATGAGCTG GCACCAGCTGGGACAGGTGTATCCCGAGAGGCCGTGTCTGGTCTGCTGATCATGGGAGCAGGTGGGGGCTCCCTGATcgtcctctccctcctgctcttgCGCAGGAAGAAGCCCTATGGGGCTATCAGCCATGGAGTGGTGGAG GTGGACCCTATGCTGACCCTGGAGGAGCAGCAGCTGCGTGAACTGCAGCGTCATGGCTATGAGAACCCCACCTACCGCTTCCTGGAGGAACGACCCTGA
- the APLP1 gene encoding amyloid beta precursor like protein 1 isoform X2, with translation MGPTSPAARGLGRHPGPPPLPLLLPLLLLLLRAQLAVGSLAGGSPGAAEAPGSAQVAGLCGHLTLHRDLRTGRWEPDQQRSRRCLRDPQRVLEYCRQMYPELQIARVEQATQAIPMERWCGGSRGGRCAHPHHQVVPFQCLPGEFVSEALLVPEGCRFLHQERMDQCESSTRRHQEAQEACRSQGLILHGSGMLLPCGTDRFRGVEYVCCPPPVTPDPSGTAVGDPSTRSWPLGGRVEGGEDEEEEESFLQPVDDYFVEPPRAEEEEEEERVPPSSSHSPAGFSKVTTTARPTDGVDVYFGMPGEISEHEGFLRAKMDLEERRMRQINEVMREWAMADNQSKNLPKADRQALNEHFQSILQTLEEQVSGERQRLVETHATRVIALINDQRRAALEGFLAALQGDPPQAERVLLALRRYLRAEQKERRHTLRHYQHVAAVDPEKAQQMRFQVQTHLQVIEERMNQSLGLLDQNPRLAQELRPQIQELLHSEHLGPNELEAPAPGGSSEDKGGLQPLDSKDDTPMALPKGSTEQDAASSGKEKMSPLEQYERKVNVSVPRGFPFHSAEIQRDELAPAGTGVSREAVSGLLIMGAGGGSLIVLSLLLLRRKKPYGAISHGVVEVDPMLTLEEQQLRELQRHGYENPTYRFLEERP, from the exons ATGGGGCCCACTAGCCCTGCCGCTCGCGGTCTGGGCCGCCACCCGGgcccgccgccgctgccgctgtTGCTGCCACTATTGCTGCTGCTTCTGCGCGCGCAGCTCGCCGTCGGGAGCCTGGCCGGTGGGAGCCCCGGCGCGGCCGAG GCTCCAGGGTCGGCCCAGGTGGCTGGACTATGTGGGCACCTAACTCTTCACCGGGACCTGCGCACCGGCCGCTGGGAACCAGACCAACAGCGCTCACGACGCTGTCTCCGCGATCCGCAACGTGTGCTGGAATACTGCAGACAG ATGTACCCGGAGCTGCAGATTGCACGTGTGGAACAGGCGACACAGGCCATCCCCATGGAGCGCTGGTGTGGGGGCTCTCGAGGTGGCCGCTGTGCTCACCCCCACCACCAGGTTGTGCCTTTCCAATGCCTGC CAGGTGAATTCGTGAGCGAGGCCCTGCTGGTGCCTGAAGGCTGCCGGTTCTTGCATCAGGAGCGCATGGACCAGTGTGAGAGTTCAACTCGGAGGCATCAGGAGGCACAGGAG GCCTGCCGTTCCCAGGGCCTCATCCTGCATGGCTCGGGCATGCTTTTGCCCTGTGGCACGGATCGGTTCCGAGGTGTGGAGTATGTGTGCTGCCCCCCTCCAGTCACCCCTGATCCATCTGGGACAGCAGTTGG TGACCCCTCCACCCGGTCCTGGCCCCTAGGGGGCAGAGTAGAGGGGGGTGAGGACGAGGAAGAAGAGGAATCCTTCCTACAGCCAGTAGACGATTACTTCGTGGAGCCCCCACGggctgaagaggaagaagaggaggaaagagtcCCACCGTCAAGCTCCCATAGCCCTGCAGGGTTCAGCAAAG TGACCACCACCGCAAGGCCCACAGATGGTGTGGACGTGTACTTTGGCATGCCTGGAGAAATCAGCGAGCATGAGGGTTTCCTGAGAGCCAAGATGGACCTGGAGGAACGTAGGATGCGCCAGATTAATGAG GTGATGCGTGAATGGGCCATGGCAGACAACCAGTCCAAGAACCTGCCGAAAGCTGACAGACAGGCCCTGAACGAG CACTTCCAGTCCATTCTGCAGACCCTGGAGGAGCAGGTGTCTGGTGAGCGACAGCGCCTGGTGGAGACCCACGCCACCCGAGTCATCGCCCTTATCAACGACCAGCGCCGGGCAGCCTTGGAAGGTTTCCTGGCAGCACTGCAGGGAGATCCGCCTCAG GCAGAGCGCGTCCTGCTGGCCCTGCGGCGTTACCTGCGTGCAGAGCAGAAGGAACGAAGGCACACGCTGAGGCACTACCAGCACGTGGCTGCCGTGGATCCTGAGAAGGCCCAGCAGATGCGCTTCCAG GTGCAGACCCACCTTCAAGTAATTGAGGAAAGGATGAATCAGAGCCTGGGGTTGCTGGACCAGAACCCCCGCCTGGCTCAGGAGTTGCGGCCCCAGATCC AGGAACTTCTCCACTCTGAGCACCTGGGTCCCAATGAATTGGAAGCCCCCGCCCCAGGGGGCAGCAGTGAGGACAAGGGTGGGCTGCAGCCTCTGGATTCCAAGGATG ACACCCCCATGGCCCTTCCGAAAG GGTCCACAGAACAAGACGCTGCATCCTCTGGGAAAGAGAAGATGTCCCCCCTGGAGCAGTATGAGCGAAAG GTGAATGTATCTGTTCCAAGGggttttcctttccactcagcgGAGATTCAGAGAGATGAGCTG GCACCAGCTGGGACAGGTGTATCCCGAGAGGCCGTGTCTGGTCTGCTGATCATGGGAGCAGGTGGGGGCTCCCTGATcgtcctctccctcctgctcttgCGCAGGAAGAAGCCCTATGGGGCTATCAGCCATGGAGTGGTGGAG GTGGACCCTATGCTGACCCTGGAGGAGCAGCAGCTGCGTGAACTGCAGCGTCATGGCTATGAGAACCCCACCTACCGCTTCCTGGAGGAACGACCCTGA
- the APLP1 gene encoding amyloid beta precursor like protein 1 isoform X3 has product MGPTSPAARGLGRHPGPPPLPLLLPLLLLLLRAQLAVGSLAGGSPGAAEAPGSAQVAGLCGHLTLHRDLRTGRWEPDQQRSRRCLRDPQRVLEYCRQMYPELQIARVEQATQAIPMERWCGGSRGGRCAHPHHQVVPFQCLPGEFVSEALLVPEGCRFLHQERMDQCESSTRRHQEAQEACRSQGLILHGSGMLLPCGTDRFRGVEYVCCPPPVTPDPSGTAVGDPSTRSWPLGGRVEGGEDEEEEESFLQPVDDYFVEPPRAEEEEEEERVPPSSSHSPAGFSKVTTTARPTDGVDVYFGMPGEISEHEGFLRAKMDLEERRMRQINEVMREWAMADNQSKNLPKADRQALNEHFQSILQTLEEQVSGERQRLVETHATRVIALINDQRRAALEGFLAALQGDPPQAERVLLALRRYLRAEQKERRHTLRHYQHVAAVDPEKAQQMRFQVQTHLQVIEERMNQSLGLLDQNPRLAQELRPQIQELLHSEHLGPNELEAPAPGGSSEDKGGLQPLDSKDGSTEQDAASSGKEKMSPLEQYERKVNVSVPRGFPFHSAEIQRDELAPAGTGVSREAVSGLLIMGAGGGSLIVLSLLLLRRKKPYGAISHGVVEVDPMLTLEEQQLRELQRHGYENPTYRFLEERP; this is encoded by the exons ATGGGGCCCACTAGCCCTGCCGCTCGCGGTCTGGGCCGCCACCCGGgcccgccgccgctgccgctgtTGCTGCCACTATTGCTGCTGCTTCTGCGCGCGCAGCTCGCCGTCGGGAGCCTGGCCGGTGGGAGCCCCGGCGCGGCCGAG GCTCCAGGGTCGGCCCAGGTGGCTGGACTATGTGGGCACCTAACTCTTCACCGGGACCTGCGCACCGGCCGCTGGGAACCAGACCAACAGCGCTCACGACGCTGTCTCCGCGATCCGCAACGTGTGCTGGAATACTGCAGACAG ATGTACCCGGAGCTGCAGATTGCACGTGTGGAACAGGCGACACAGGCCATCCCCATGGAGCGCTGGTGTGGGGGCTCTCGAGGTGGCCGCTGTGCTCACCCCCACCACCAGGTTGTGCCTTTCCAATGCCTGC CAGGTGAATTCGTGAGCGAGGCCCTGCTGGTGCCTGAAGGCTGCCGGTTCTTGCATCAGGAGCGCATGGACCAGTGTGAGAGTTCAACTCGGAGGCATCAGGAGGCACAGGAG GCCTGCCGTTCCCAGGGCCTCATCCTGCATGGCTCGGGCATGCTTTTGCCCTGTGGCACGGATCGGTTCCGAGGTGTGGAGTATGTGTGCTGCCCCCCTCCAGTCACCCCTGATCCATCTGGGACAGCAGTTGG TGACCCCTCCACCCGGTCCTGGCCCCTAGGGGGCAGAGTAGAGGGGGGTGAGGACGAGGAAGAAGAGGAATCCTTCCTACAGCCAGTAGACGATTACTTCGTGGAGCCCCCACGggctgaagaggaagaagaggaggaaagagtcCCACCGTCAAGCTCCCATAGCCCTGCAGGGTTCAGCAAAG TGACCACCACCGCAAGGCCCACAGATGGTGTGGACGTGTACTTTGGCATGCCTGGAGAAATCAGCGAGCATGAGGGTTTCCTGAGAGCCAAGATGGACCTGGAGGAACGTAGGATGCGCCAGATTAATGAG GTGATGCGTGAATGGGCCATGGCAGACAACCAGTCCAAGAACCTGCCGAAAGCTGACAGACAGGCCCTGAACGAG CACTTCCAGTCCATTCTGCAGACCCTGGAGGAGCAGGTGTCTGGTGAGCGACAGCGCCTGGTGGAGACCCACGCCACCCGAGTCATCGCCCTTATCAACGACCAGCGCCGGGCAGCCTTGGAAGGTTTCCTGGCAGCACTGCAGGGAGATCCGCCTCAG GCAGAGCGCGTCCTGCTGGCCCTGCGGCGTTACCTGCGTGCAGAGCAGAAGGAACGAAGGCACACGCTGAGGCACTACCAGCACGTGGCTGCCGTGGATCCTGAGAAGGCCCAGCAGATGCGCTTCCAG GTGCAGACCCACCTTCAAGTAATTGAGGAAAGGATGAATCAGAGCCTGGGGTTGCTGGACCAGAACCCCCGCCTGGCTCAGGAGTTGCGGCCCCAGATCC AGGAACTTCTCCACTCTGAGCACCTGGGTCCCAATGAATTGGAAGCCCCCGCCCCAGGGGGCAGCAGTGAGGACAAGGGTGGGCTGCAGCCTCTGGATTCCAAGGATG GGTCCACAGAACAAGACGCTGCATCCTCTGGGAAAGAGAAGATGTCCCCCCTGGAGCAGTATGAGCGAAAG GTGAATGTATCTGTTCCAAGGggttttcctttccactcagcgGAGATTCAGAGAGATGAGCTG GCACCAGCTGGGACAGGTGTATCCCGAGAGGCCGTGTCTGGTCTGCTGATCATGGGAGCAGGTGGGGGCTCCCTGATcgtcctctccctcctgctcttgCGCAGGAAGAAGCCCTATGGGGCTATCAGCCATGGAGTGGTGGAG GTGGACCCTATGCTGACCCTGGAGGAGCAGCAGCTGCGTGAACTGCAGCGTCATGGCTATGAGAACCCCACCTACCGCTTCCTGGAGGAACGACCCTGA
- the APLP1 gene encoding amyloid beta precursor like protein 1 isoform X4 gives MGPTSPAARGLGRHPGPPPLPLLLPLLLLLLRAQLAVGSLAGGSPGAAEAPGSAQVAGLCGHLTLHRDLRTGRWEPDQQRSRRCLRDPQRVLEYCRQMYPELQIARVEQATQAIPMERWCGGSRGGRCAHPHHQVVPFQCLPGEFVSEALLVPEGCRFLHQERMDQCESSTRRHQEAQEACRSQGLILHGSGMLLPCGTDRFRGVEYVCCPPPVTPDPSGTAVGDPSTRSWPLGGRVEGGEDEEEEESFLQPVDDYFVEPPRAEEEEEEERVPPSSSHSPAGFSKVTTTARPTDGVDVYFGMPGEISEHEGFLRAKMDLEERRMRQINEVMREWAMADNQSKNLPKADRQALNEHFQSILQTLEEQVSGERQRLVETHATRVIALINDQRRAALEGFLAALQGDPPQAERVLLALRRYLRAEQKERRHTLRHYQHVAAVDPEKAQQMRFQVQTHLQVIEERMNQSLGLLDQNPRLAQELRPQIQELLHSEHLGPNELEAPAPGGSSEDKGGLQPLDSKDATTVNGRG, from the exons ATGGGGCCCACTAGCCCTGCCGCTCGCGGTCTGGGCCGCCACCCGGgcccgccgccgctgccgctgtTGCTGCCACTATTGCTGCTGCTTCTGCGCGCGCAGCTCGCCGTCGGGAGCCTGGCCGGTGGGAGCCCCGGCGCGGCCGAG GCTCCAGGGTCGGCCCAGGTGGCTGGACTATGTGGGCACCTAACTCTTCACCGGGACCTGCGCACCGGCCGCTGGGAACCAGACCAACAGCGCTCACGACGCTGTCTCCGCGATCCGCAACGTGTGCTGGAATACTGCAGACAG ATGTACCCGGAGCTGCAGATTGCACGTGTGGAACAGGCGACACAGGCCATCCCCATGGAGCGCTGGTGTGGGGGCTCTCGAGGTGGCCGCTGTGCTCACCCCCACCACCAGGTTGTGCCTTTCCAATGCCTGC CAGGTGAATTCGTGAGCGAGGCCCTGCTGGTGCCTGAAGGCTGCCGGTTCTTGCATCAGGAGCGCATGGACCAGTGTGAGAGTTCAACTCGGAGGCATCAGGAGGCACAGGAG GCCTGCCGTTCCCAGGGCCTCATCCTGCATGGCTCGGGCATGCTTTTGCCCTGTGGCACGGATCGGTTCCGAGGTGTGGAGTATGTGTGCTGCCCCCCTCCAGTCACCCCTGATCCATCTGGGACAGCAGTTGG TGACCCCTCCACCCGGTCCTGGCCCCTAGGGGGCAGAGTAGAGGGGGGTGAGGACGAGGAAGAAGAGGAATCCTTCCTACAGCCAGTAGACGATTACTTCGTGGAGCCCCCACGggctgaagaggaagaagaggaggaaagagtcCCACCGTCAAGCTCCCATAGCCCTGCAGGGTTCAGCAAAG TGACCACCACCGCAAGGCCCACAGATGGTGTGGACGTGTACTTTGGCATGCCTGGAGAAATCAGCGAGCATGAGGGTTTCCTGAGAGCCAAGATGGACCTGGAGGAACGTAGGATGCGCCAGATTAATGAG GTGATGCGTGAATGGGCCATGGCAGACAACCAGTCCAAGAACCTGCCGAAAGCTGACAGACAGGCCCTGAACGAG CACTTCCAGTCCATTCTGCAGACCCTGGAGGAGCAGGTGTCTGGTGAGCGACAGCGCCTGGTGGAGACCCACGCCACCCGAGTCATCGCCCTTATCAACGACCAGCGCCGGGCAGCCTTGGAAGGTTTCCTGGCAGCACTGCAGGGAGATCCGCCTCAG GCAGAGCGCGTCCTGCTGGCCCTGCGGCGTTACCTGCGTGCAGAGCAGAAGGAACGAAGGCACACGCTGAGGCACTACCAGCACGTGGCTGCCGTGGATCCTGAGAAGGCCCAGCAGATGCGCTTCCAG GTGCAGACCCACCTTCAAGTAATTGAGGAAAGGATGAATCAGAGCCTGGGGTTGCTGGACCAGAACCCCCGCCTGGCTCAGGAGTTGCGGCCCCAGATCC AGGAACTTCTCCACTCTGAGCACCTGGGTCCCAATGAATTGGAAGCCCCCGCCCCAGGGGGCAGCAGTGAGGACAAGGGTGGGCTGCAGCCTCTGGATTCCAAGGATG CCACCACAGTGAATGGGAGAGGATAG